DNA sequence from the Nicotiana tomentosiformis chromosome 3, ASM39032v3, whole genome shotgun sequence genome:
actagtgacttttacatgacatttgaaaaaacaaataccgaaaattaaccgaatcgtactgataccgaagagaaaccgatatgattgggacggtttcgaaaagtcttgTTTTGATTATACATAttagaataataaaaaaattggcatggtacaaattttataaaataaccagcAGAACTGAACCATTGGCACCCCTAATTCTAACCCTTTGTAGCACATATGTCACATTTTTGTTCTTTAGAACATCCAAATTGTTTGAGATAATTATACAAGTACTTCATTTATTTAACTTGTAATCTTTTTGATAATTATAGTGTTCGGCCAATTTGCCCGCACGTCGACTAATTTCATAGGATACTTGCTACCTCCCTTTAGCAACAGATAGCAAGTAACTCTGTCCACTAAGGTTTGGACATATGGAAAGGAATTACCTAATATATTTTTCTTCGCTGAAATTTAAACTTGAGACCTTGTGGTTCTTACTACTCATACTTTCATCAGATTAACTTTTTAAtcattattttaatatatttatactaaaataaatgtaataaataattcaaaacAATACAAATCTCATATCCAATGATAAAACTATATAAAATAACACGAAAGGAGTAAATCACCATAGAACTTAGGGCCCGTTTGgccatatatattttttttataatttttttcgaaaaaatttcactttttttttaaatcaattttggaatttttcaattttcgaaaaattccaaaaaagttacttttcaaaattttcactttagatcactcataaaaattcaaaattagctcaaagttgtattcatgtccaagcacaactctaattttcaaatataatttttatttgattttttttttttactttttcgaAATTTTACTAtccttatgtccaaacgcccacttagatTGGCGAAAGGCTAGAATGCTAGCCTTATAAGTTATAAATACCACTACATtcgtttcagtttatgtgaacctatttactTTTTGGTCTgctccaaaaagaatgacccttttctaaatttggaaacaatttttccctttctaaatttgaaaataattttacttaaacttacaattctacccttaatggagaagcttttataaccacacaaatactctggatccctttttgaattgtttaggaccataaattccaaaaatcttttattttttcttaaactccgtgctcaCTCAAACAAATTCaacggagggagtactatatTGATCAATTATCAGAACTAAGTGATAAAATAATCACACATTTATTAAAGGgcataatattaataatttttctCCAATAAAAAAGCTTGCTTTACGTTAGAACAtgaaaaagggaaaaagaaaaaagagaaggcGCCAGTTGATGCGTGGTCTCATAACGACCTTTGGTCACTGTGGCGCTTAACCACTCACAGTCCTCGGCTTTACCGGTCGATTCAAAGTTACGCTCTTTCCTTTCCTATGGGCTGCTGCAGAGCCGGTTCCCCGTGGCTAACCAAGCCCAGGCTAATCAGCAACGCCGCCACTCGCAGCTTGCGGCCTATATTCAACTTATGCTATATTAAGTTCCCTCGTAATTACACCTCTTCGCCGACGGCTTCCTACAGCCGGCGGTGGTACAACCCTGAACGTCGCAGACAGCTTAGTCTAGCACCGGACATTGTCCGCCATTGGGTGGAAGGAGATGCTTCTTCCACTGTCCCGCCTCAAGGTCAGTCCCTTTGGTCAACTAACTGCATGTTGCTTGTATTTTTTGTTAATGCTTAAGTTTAATTTAGTGTATGGAATTTGGTGCAGCAGAAAGGTTTACCGTTGTTTCGTATAACATATTGGGAGATAGGAATGTTTCCAAACACGGAGATCTCTACAGAAATGTTCCTTCGAATTACTTAGATTGGGACCATCGCAAAAGAgttatttgtgaagaactccTCGGATTAAATCCTGATATAATTTGCCTACAAGTAATTACAATTGCCTCTTGCatattaatatatttaaatatgTCCATGTTTTGGATGTGAAAGTGATTGAAGAATTTTATTAATGTGATTGATTAGGAGGTGGACAAGTATTATGATCTACTAAACGTTTTGGAGAAAGCTGGATATCTCGGCTCCTATAAGGTTACTTCACTCTAAACCCGCCTGCCTCCCTCCAAattaaaataagtggaaaattgTATTATCATTCATTATAAAACTTGCTGTTGGAAAATATTAAATTGTGTTACTTTGACCATGGTAGAGGCGCACTGGCGGTTCTGTTGATGGCTGTGCTATGTTTTGGAAACCTGATAAGTAAGTGCTATAAGTAAAGATTGTACCTCACAGTTAGTACCTAGATCATTTTGCTTGTTTGGACTGATACTTGCTCATGTCAGGTTTCAGTTGTTAGAGGGTGAAAGCATTGAATATAGGCAGTATGGTCTCCGGGATAATGTCGCCCAGCTCTCTGTTTTTAAGGTAGCAGTTGTAAATTTCAATTTTCGTTTAACTACTGTAATTTCATATAGCCTGTAAATGTGACAAGTGAGAGTGATGAAAGAATGCTCAAAATTCGGACAATCAGTAAGATGGGATTCAAATATGTAAAGGAGATATAAGACAAAGATAACCAAACTAAAAACATGAGATAAACTGGACGACAACCTAAATATAAGCAATTAACTAGTACTCGGTGGTTAATCTTCATCAGATTTCACGTTCTGTGGAAAATGCATATGTGATGGCTAGTGGCTTAAGACCTCTTATCCAAGACTTCCTGCTTGCTTAGTAGTGCAGATCACTTCTAGTAGGTCAAGCTTTTGTACCAATTAGAACTATGCTGGTAGTTAAAATCTGGAGCATTTGATTTAACTTATCTCTGTATGCATGTCTCTACTATTCTGAACTGGATGTTTCTTCTGATTTCATGTACCAGGATGATTTGTCTGGATCACCGTtttttcttagtttcattattaTTTAATCATATCTCTTTCGATTTTGTATGTCTAACTTCATCTGGTACAGACAGATGCGTGAAGCCCAGTCAAGGAGGCTAGTAGTTGGgaatattcatgtgctatataaTCCAAGCCGTGGAGATGTTAAGCTTGGTCAAGTAATATCCTGCATTCTGAGTTAACTctctattttttgcattttaataTTTGATTGGCAACTGAGCTTACATGGCAATTTACCTTGACAAGGTATAATTGTTAGACAAAGAACATTAGCATTTACAAGGGATGGAAATCTCTCTTGGTGTTTTAAGCCTAAACTGCTTGTTCTGATGCATGGTTTAGTAATGCAAATTACATTTGCCACTGATTGTTATAACTATAAACACTAGAATTATTTGAAAATGCATATTTCCATGCACATATAGtaattccttttattttttgtaaattttgtttgaTCGGAAATTAAATTTGTCTTCTGTTTGCATATTGAAATTTGTTGCTGGAGGTTTCTGGATCAAATGGCTTTCAAATTGTCTCAAACTGGAAGAGTGCATCCTATCTGGTTATTAGAAAATTCAAGTGAAATATAAATGGAAAAATCAACTTGTCAAATAGTTGTTTTCCACAGCTCTTACTGCTTAGGCACATGGGTAGAGTGTCTCTTATTCATTTGGACTTCAATCCTGTTTCCATCAGCATACCACTTGACATCTGAACAGTCTCTCTTTGTAAAGAAAGATATTTTATTAACCTTTGTTCATGCACCATGATAAAATATGTGTGCAACATTGTGGTAATCAGATTCTAGTTCTTGCTACAAAATGCATGTTTTTCCTCTTCTGGTAGCATGCTTAAGTTTAGACAAACTTTTTAAGTTCCCCAACTGTCAATATATTGAAGTGTGGTACAAATGATTTCAATTTTCCTTTATTGTCTCCATGCTGTTactttttgctgaatatttttcCTTTCAGATTCGCTTTCTTTCATCAAGGGCTCACATACTTTCAGAAAAGTGGGACGGTGCGCCTATTGTGCTTGCAGGTGATTATAACAGCACTCCCCAGGTGTGGATCACTGAAATTTATCTTCAAAACTAACTTGCTGGGACAATTCTTATTTGTTTATCTCTTTTGACAGAGTCCAATCTACAAATTCTTGTCATCATCTGAGGTAATATGCAGACCCCAATTCAGCATCCTTTTATGCAATACTAAGTACTTCTTAAGTCATATAAACTGCATGCTTTTTGGCGGAGTTGTTTGTTCTCAGAGGATTTCTTTTTGATATTGCAGCTCAATCTCATGCTACATAACCGAAGAGAGTTATCTGGTCAGAGACAATGCCATCCCTCTCAAGTTCTTGGTCTTAGAAGAGAAAGGGGGATTTTGTTTGTTCTAATGGACAGGTGAAGCTAAGATCTATCAGTACTTATTATGTCTTTCGAAAGTCTATGCGCTCCTATAAATTCCAATAGCTAGAGTGTACATAGCAGGATTCATATAACCTAAAGGGAGACCATCAGTTGCTTCAGACTGTATTTTATGAGAAAGAAATGTGGTACTTATTTTCTAATAACAGCGACGTCTTCTCCATATCCTCATTCTCATTTCTCAATTTCACTATAGTGTGGTATATGGTCAAACTCTTGATACTTGGTATATATCAAACTTCAGAAACCAAATTTATTTGGGCATAAGACCTTGTTACATTTACGGAGTAGAACAGAAATGGAGATATGCAAGTAAACTAGCCATTTACATAAGGCTTAGAaataattttggaaaaaaaaaaagacttacaAATAACTCCTCTAACTATTTATTTTGGTTGTTGCTTAATTTATTTGGGTTCGATTATTACTGCCCTTCATAAATTCTCGAGTGTGTTGGATTCCTAATCCGTTGATATTTGAGATTACTGGATGTCAATTCGTTTACTAGTGAGATAAAACTAAATTCTTTGTATTATCATGTAATTCTGATTGAGAAATTTGCTGTGTGCATGCAATTGACTTCAGATTCTTGAATTCTAGCTGGAGCGAAGAGGAGATGAATGTTGCAATTGGCGCCCCTAAATCCCCCATAGCTTTGCACCCTTTGAAGCTAAACAGTTCATATGCAATGGTGAAGGTACAGCGTGTAGCTTCCTACCAACAGTTGACATTTATTCCCTTGTGTATTCCTCTTCGACAGAATGCTACCTCTTCCTTTTTCTTAGGGATCTCTAACAACAAGGGATAACAGTGGTGAACCATTAGCCACATCTTATCACTCGAAGTTTCTGGGAACTGTTGATTATTTGTGGTACTAATGCTGTTGATTACAACTACTAATATTTTTCTGCTAACTTGATTAACGGGAGTAAGCGCTAATAGTAAAATCCACCACATGCAGGTATTCTGATGGTCTTGCACCCACAAAAGTTTTAGATACTTTACCAATTAATGTCTTGAAGAAAACAGGCGGTCTTCCCTTCAAGGTATTATGTTTCTCACTTAGAAACCTGATGCTGTTAACAAGGATGCATTAGATTTGGCCAAAGACATGAAATTAAAAGGTTGTCAAAACATGAAGTATTGTGCTAGAATTTGGATTTGTTTGCTTTACCTTATAAAATAATATGTTGCTCGATTGCACGTTTGGAATCGATATCCATCAAGAAATCATAGCAAGTCCTTTGGTTCCCAAATCTCGTCACAACATCTTTGCTCTATACTGAAGCATTAAATTTTGTTTGGTATGCTGGAAAAGGTACTGGAAGTAAATTGCAATTTCTGTGCCATTTTCTTTGTGTTTGGTAAAAAGCACTTCCTAGATCTTATTATATTTGATATATTCTTTGTGTATGATGTGTCTGCGTTTAACATCTTTTTCAAGCCAGTTTTAACTTGAACTTCTGGGACATGCAGAAATTGGGTAGTGATCATTTGGCTTTGGTTTCTGAGTTTGCTTTCTTGGAAGGAAAGAAAGAAGCAACTGAAGACGTTGCTATCAGTTAAAAGTGACATCTGTTGGTAGTGATGTTGCATTAGCATTGTCAAACAGAGTTAtcaaaaaggaagaaaagaaaagaattacCTGTATCAAGTTGAGAGTCAGATGACGACAAAATTTGTGATTGCATTGAGCAGATTCCATGTGCTATTAGCTGTTGACTAAATTATCAGTTAAATCAATTTGTTTCCATACTACCCACAAAAACTTGCTGGACCATACGTAATGGGGACTCATGGTTTGGACATATGAATTTGATATTTCGTGGCTAAAAACCATTTACTCTCATTCTAAGTTTAGCTCTGTCTCTTTTCCGTGGGTGCACTTGTTGTAGCAATGTAGAATTACAGTCTAAAAGAGTGAAATCATGCAAGAGAATTTTATGAATAATATAAAATAAGTAAGTTTAGGTAAGCCGTTTTCGGAGAGTTATCTTTAAGGATAGCAATCTCACTCGACAATACCAGTGGTTACatgaaaattttatttgtaaGTACATTATATTGCATATTCAATAAATTGAAGTTGCATTTTTTATTTCTTCTACTACAAGCACTAAACTCAATCGAAAGGAAAAGCTTTTAGAAGTTGGTTAGAAAGGGGTGAATGAAGAATAATTGACAGAGAGGTGGTTAAGACGAAAGCCtaattgcctttttttttttttgtaaaatttaATTGGCCGCTAGAGAAAGCTTTCATTCATATAGATGAGACTTATGCTTTAAAGCCAGCCAAGGGCAAAATCAAACTTCAAAACTTCAAAAAAGTTGGTAGTTggtatgaaaataattatatcgTGGatatccatttattactccgctatagataattttTCTAAGAACATTATCCATttggtactctattgaagtttatctacaagcagctgatgcaggcacgttgcaagcaactcaatgagatgatttgcaacagcttcttattaaacatgtaggttgcaagcagctcatgcggACAGtttacaagcagctcaagaaaaaCCTCGCAGATGCTTCATTTattctataaatagagaagttttcagttcattatgtacatcagtttgaagttgaataatatatcaatctctctctatacttgtcttaaGTCTATttactttatagtctttattttataacacgttatcagcacgagactctgacatctcgagcaaatactccAAGGTACGaagtttctttttctaaatatatGTTTATCATGCATGTTTATCACGTCTTTTTAGCCAACTAATGATGCAGATGTCATTTTACTTGGATGCGGTCTCGCaaaattggaaagaaaaattGATTTTACTTAAGCTATTATATGGTCGCGAGACTACACCAGTAGTTTATGTGGCAAACGGTCGGGGACTATATATACTTATACAATTGCtatttttgtacttattttcCTCCTTGATCGTTTAGTGAAGTATTGAAAGGTGAATAACAATGTTAGATCCATCTAAACTCCAACAGATTTTATGAGAAATATATAATTACCAACAATGGTAATATTTCCTAAGTCTCGTTATGACTTAACTTCATGGTTCACTTGAACTCCAGTAGAGTGCGGCCACCAGAAACGGCTATGTTtcatatatctcattgtaactaaattttgttaaccaccagaagtgtTATATGCCTATGACCATCAGAAGTGATAATTTACGCTTGCTATGGTTACAATGAAGATAAGTTAGAGAAAATTCTCTATATTATATGCATACCTCGATTTGCTTCTAAAGTAGCAAATATCTTAAAAGAGGTtcgaagcatcacaatttgatgtgattatgcacgttcagataattatgttctATCTCCTAAAAGAAGAGAACTTTTGATAATATTAATCAATTTCCTGAAGTGAATATGACAATATTAAATGTGAACGCGttcttgatgtaaatatattatgATTCGCCTCCAAAAGAGGTAATACTATCGAGAGAATATATTCtcaatatttcatattttaaatttctcctgaagtagtaaataattaaaattttcttctaaagcaggaaaatattatgtagtggtaaaaatattaaaattcttaattttcgtcatttataaatttagaattgtatttatattgttcatttgattatgattttctctcatgacaccagaagtgtctgagcaatatttggtagtacaaaatttatcaaaagctcATGAAGAGCTAACCGTTTGTCTAGAAGACGCACGACACTAGTAATGTccgataaatattagattgtggataataaatgaaggctctttaagagcttatatacaaatagtcattcatattatatgataaTGATCAAAACATATATTGTAGTAAActtgaagtttactaatacaaatgacCATCATAATGAGACTACAAATGACtagaagattgaaaatcttcatgtttccataatcatagggggtaaaataatatgtatgtgagaagttacccaccttattcttcaatttgtactacatcatgtatcaaagtaaatcagaagtttactaatgcaaaagcagttacagtaaatcagaagttttatTGCGGCAAAAATAGCTACAGTAAAACAGAAATTTGCTGgtacaaaagtagccacagtaaatcagaagtttactaatgcaaaagtttATGTCATAGTAAAACAGAAGTTTACTAAAAGATAGCACGTGCCATGATAAACTATAAGTTTTCATTTGCCATCTGGTTTAAATATGATGAGCTAATTGAGAATTATGATAAACATAaattgaagaactagaagattcttcaaaaattctcttgtgctgcttgtTCTcgtaataaattgattataccaactaaagttgggactaagacccctaaattttggaatatataaaaggtgaatgtGGGCATATTCACCTATTAtatgaaccacttatagatgcatatatgagatggttacatgtgtgtttattgtcaacctacactttggcatttgaaattgctttTCTCAATTAAAAGCATAATTTCCAGAATATTTAATCAAGACAATtcatcttgataatgctggtatATTCAAGTTGGTTTAGCATTGAATGTCTTCTGTTAATGGCTAAATTAtttcttatgagaacaaagcttcctgtgttggtctaagattttctaaattgcatacagcagcacttgtatgcatcagaccaacaataTATAATAAGTCCttccctcacaattggtttaggatccgaaaccaaatattttactatctaataacttttgatatgtggtatatgattaatttctctaccacattgcacaaagataggtttcccaaagaagatggggatatatgttagtttttctaacatttgggggatggaataaacaactgaaaaatatgttatatgaatcaaattatcattaatatgatcctcacttagaagataattcaagtcaaatgccagaagcatttgttgatccaaaataaaatatcatatttcagccgCAAATGTtcatattaaaattaaagtccctgaaaGATAGAGTTTACTGTAAgcatgaagcgtggtagaccaatcggttccaaatgtaacaatccttgaaaaggataggagcaaatgatcataataaggaggaaataagctctagaagagcccacgacGTAATATTTCAtaaaactccagaagaagttcaggtatctgaaaataaagaaagtgatgagatctcaacaagttatgtcgcttgcgaaccgatacaaaattatcgtcgacgatatatttgatacaatatggtgcacaatattgtaaaagattgtgaggatcggacctgtagtccagacacATGAAGATATCATGTCATTTAAGTGCAAGTtgtaacctatatgactcatttgattaaatctatatgaagatcctgaaggatttaaaatgttTGAAGCATATAATTCAAAGTCTCGATAAATGCACTCGATCAAATTACAAAGATCTCTGTATGGTTTAAAATCAATCTAGGCGCATGTaatataatcgcctcagtgaatatttgctggaagaaggttacataaatgatgttatttgtccatgtatttttataaagaaaatgacatcagaatttgttatacttgctgtttatgttgatgacataaatcttgttggaactccagaagagctccaaaaggcaattgaatatcttaagaaagaatttgagatgaaagatcttggaaaaataattttttttcttggtCAGCAAATGAaatatttagcagacgagatctttatccatcaatttgcctatacataaagggtatttaaatgcttttacatggacaaagcacacccattaagtacaccaatgggtgttcgatcacttgaagtgaataaggatccgttccgACCTCCAAAAGAGGATGATGAACTCTTTGGTCCTGaaataccctatctcagtgcaattggtgcacttatgtatcttgctaatgctacaaggcctcacatatcattttctgttaatttactagcaagatatagctcttctcctataTGGGGATATTGGAATgagattaagcatattttgcgatatttaaaaGAAACTCTTGacatgagtttgttttatgctaacaaagatagtgcaaatattgttggttatgcagatgcatgttATTTATCTGATTCCCATAAatctcgatctcaaaccgggtacgtgtttatatGTGGAGTTAATGTCATATCATTGTGccccacaaagcaatctattgtttcCACCttttcaaatcatgctgagataatagctattcatgaagcaagtagggaatgcgtatggttgagatcagtgattcattttattcaagaaaaatgtgatttggaatgtgataaaagatccacaattttatacgaagacaatgctgcatgcataacccaattaaagggaggatttataaaaggagatagaacgaagcacatttgaccaaaattattctacacacatgatcttcagaaaaatggtgacatcgatgtgcaacaaatccgttcagatgacaatccagcagatttgttcactaaatctttgccaacttcaacttttgagaagatggtatacaaaaTTGAAATGcgaagactcaaatatttgaaataaggttttcattagggggagtgaaatacacgttgtactctttttcccttactaaAGTTTTTCCCATGAagtttttcttgtaaggtttttaatgaggcagctagaaatacatattacgaaatatgtgtactctttttccttcactagaattttccaactaggtttttcctagtaaggttttaacgagacaatatcttttaatgaacatccaagggagagtgttatgaaaataattatattgtggatgtccatttattactccgttatagataatcttcctgaagaagattatccatttggtactccattgaagtttatctacaagcagctgatgcaggcaggttgtaAGCAACTCAATGCGATGATttgcagcaacttcttattaaacaggtaggttgcaagcagctcatgtagCCTGCAGGCAGtttacaagcagctcaagaaaaaCCTCGCAGATGctttctttcttctataaatagaggagttttcagttcattatgtacataagtttgaagttgaataatatatcaatctctatatacttgtcttcagtttatttactttataatctttattttataacagtagTTACTAAACTCAACTTTAAAGAAGACACCTCAAATTAGTTTTCCCTTTTTCTTAAAAGAATATTTtgttaatatattattattaaataacTTAAATACTATATTATACTACTTACTTATTAAGGTAGGGCACTCGTCATTCCGAACTAACTCAGGGGCTGCATTTGCAATATGAGGAAATATTTGCAACTTGTTACCTATTTGCATATCACGAATGGATATAAACACATACGGGGAGTCGGTGACACGTCACTCGGGAGGAACTTCGAAAGCGACAGAGATTATTATATCCAACCATAGAATGCCGCGTTGCAAAGGGGACCATAACTTCCGTGGACGGCAAGAATAGGCGGTGTTGTAGCTACGGAATCCCAATTTATCGGACTTGGACCCCTTCTCTCTCTCTCCAGAGCATTTTGGGAAATAGTTTTACAGTTATTTCGATTGATTACTTTTTTCCAGGAGTTATATCGATTGAATCGGTATCGATTCTTTGTTGTAATTACCAAATCTAATCCAAATATAATCGCAACCGATGCAACGGCTCGTTGACCATACCCTCGCTGTCACCAAAGAGTAAGTTTTCATTTCTCCTTCTTTATGTGTATAAATACACAGGCACCTGATACAGCTACATTGATGTACATCTACATGGATGCCTGTATGCGTATTCAGGCATATTCTCGTTCCAATTGGAATGAAATGGATGTTTGGGAGATATATGTGGTTGATCCCAACTGATATTGGATTAAGACGAATTTGATTGATTGATTATTCTACAGTGAAGTGGTGGTGTGTTGATTCTTCGCAATTAGTTTTAAAAAGAATGTGAATATTGTTTTGGagcttaagaaaataaaaaaatacagcGATATATTGAGTTGTAGTACTTTGGTTTGAGATTTTGTGGtagtataaggttaagataaatGTGCAATTGAAAAATGAATGTTACTTTCACTTCTAATTTATTTTGGTATGATAGATGATATGAGTTGAGTGTAAAAAAAGaaatgaggattcatatagccgaccccaacttgtttgTGATTGAGGCATAGCAGTAGTTGTTGTTGCGGTATAACATTGGGGCGGATTTGGGAGCACAATGTTGCAGATTGGAGACTATCCTTTATGTCTATATATCACGTTGATCTCAAGCTATTCCCAGAAACTCTGAATCTCGAAGAAGTGAACTTGACGTGGCTTGTATTTCTTTCAATACTATTAGCGCATATGAAAGTACTAGAATTAATCGAGAGAAAAAGGAAGAGCTAGGCGAGATATGATTCTTACCTCTACTCAAGAAGATCGTATTGGTGTATTCAAAGCAGATATCTGTATATCTCCTAAGTTGACACTTAAAAATGTTTCTAACAACATTCTAGGACTTGTATTTATGATCTGGAACTCTGTGATTGATTATTTTCTTGCTCCCTTAGCTGGAAGGAGAAAAAAGTTTCCTCTATATTTATTATTTGCCTGTAACTGCTTCGGCAATTAAGTGGCTTCTTCTAGAAGAGATCCAGGGGGAGGATGTCTATTTTAATGAACAACCCTCTAGCTGCTTGTATTTTGCTCTTGATGCCATTCAAGTAGCAGACTA
Encoded proteins:
- the LOC138908588 gene encoding secreted RxLR effector protein 161-like gives rise to the protein MGVRSLEVNKDPFRPPKEDDELFGPEIPYLSAIGALMYLANATRPHISFSVNLLARYSSSPIWGYWNEIKHILRYLKETLDMSLFYANKDSANIVGYADACYLSDSHKSRSQTGYVFICGVNVISLCPTKQSIVSTFSNHAEIIAIHEAKDYPFGTPLKFIYKQLMQAGCKQLNAMICSNFLLNRSYID